Proteins found in one Muntiacus reevesi chromosome 2, mMunRee1.1, whole genome shotgun sequence genomic segment:
- the PSPH gene encoding phosphoserine phosphatase, with the protein MVSHSELKNLFCSADAVCFDVDSTVIQEEGIDELAKFCGVEDAVSEMTRRAMGGAVPFKAALTERLALIQPSREQVQRLLAEHPPHLTPGIRELVSRLQERNVQVFLISGGFRSIVEHVASKLNIPSTNVFANRLKFYFNGEYAGFDETQPTAESGGKGKVIKFLKEKFHFKKIIMVGDGATDMEACPPADAFIGFGGNVIRQQVKDNAEWYITDFIELLGALEE; encoded by the exons ATGGTCTCCCATTCAGAGTTGAAGAATCTTTTCTGTTCAGCTGATGCAGTGTGCTTTGATGTTGATAGCACCGTCATCCAAGAAGAAGGAATTGATGAGCTGGCCAAATTCTGTGGAGTTGAGGATGCCGTGTCAGAAAT GACACGGCGAGCCATGGGTGGGGCAGTGCCTTTCAAGGCTGCCCTCACAGAGCGCTTAGCTCTGATCCAGCCCTCCAGGGAACAGGTGCAGAGGCTCCTAGCAGAGCACCCCCCGCACCTGACCCCCGGCATAAG ggagCTAGTAAGTCGCCTACAAGAACGAAATGTTCAGGTTTTCCTGATATCAGGGGGCTTTAGGAGCATTGTGGAGCATGTTGcttcaaagctcaacattccatCAACCAATGTATTTGCCAATAGGCTAAAGTTCTACTTTAATG GTGAATATGCAGGTTTTGATGAGACGCAACCAACAGCTGAATCTGGTGGGAAAGGAaaagttattaaatttttaaaggaaaaatttcatTTCAAGAAGATCATCATGGTTGGAGATGGAGCCACAGACATGGAAGCCTGTCCTCCTGCT gATGCTTTCATTGGATTTGGAGGAAATGTGATCAGGCAGCAAGTAAAGGATAACGCGGAATGGTACATCACTGATTTTATAGAGCTTCTGGGAGCACTGGAAGAATAA